The Callospermophilus lateralis isolate mCalLat2 chromosome X, mCalLat2.hap1, whole genome shotgun sequence genome contains the following window.
TTGGTTAAAATTGTTTATTTGTGAAGCATATTAGGAAAGAAGGAACCAGAAAtcatgaaagtaaaaaaaaaaaaaaaaaaaagaaccataatGGAACACATTTTTAATTGGCACCTGGAGGCATTGTAAAAGACATAATCAATCCAAATTGCCTCCTTAAAGAATTCTTTGAGTAAAACAAATGGAAATCTTAAGGACAGACTAAGGACTTGATGAAAAGAGGACTATACTGTATTCTGACTGAATTAACCCCAACCACTTTCCTCCCTATCCATCTTTATCTTAATTCTCTGTgtccatttacatttttttctcaattaCTTTTTTTGTTCAGAAGAGCGAGAAGAATTGCTTTAAAAACCTTTGAATTTCAATTCCTAAGGCtttctgggaaaaaaaagaaagaaagaagttagGCCTGTTATACAACCTTACAAACCAAAGAGGGATGCAGTGTAGAACTTTTGATTCCTGGGTAGACACATGTTCACCCACATGTTCTACATTCAGTTACTTATAGTTACCAGTGAAACTTAGAGATGCATCTAATTTCCAGATAAATCAATCAGTGGAAGCATAAGGAAATGtgaacaaataagaaaaatgcaAAATGTATAATCTCTTAGTTATTGTGATCTGTAgttgttaaaatttttaaagagtgTTGAGTTAGACCTTGATGCCAGACCAAGCTCAGATTTCAATCAGTCTCATCATTGGCCACCAGCCTTAAAGTCACCCCCACCAAAGGAAAAATTATGCAGAGACAACAAAAAGTACCTCTAAGACATGTGGTTACCAAGAAGGTAGTCAATGTGGGGAAAGACCAAAACCAAGAATCTATTAAAACTATAGGGCATAATGTGAAGTAATTGTCATTTCTTGATCAGTGCCATCAGTTTTCTCAGGAGCCTTTTCTAAAATGAAATTTGAAAGAAACTAATTTCAGAGCAGTGTCTTTGGTTTTAAATGCTACACAGTAGAAGAGTGAGTTTGGTTTTATGCAGAACCCACAGCTCACTATAGAACAATCACAGATGGCTGTGCATGATCCACACACTGGAGGTTATTCCTGAGAGAACAGCCAGCATGGTGGATTAGATAAAAGACACTGTTAAGTCTTTTCACTCCGAGAAGACAAACTGTCTGCCTCCGTCTGTAAATGTCAAGTGGAACATCGTGCTGCTAGGGGACAGACAGATGTGAGTGGTAGGAACATGAGGTTgaggaaataattttataaacttGGCCCTGTGCTGACCCCCATATGCTTTCttttaaaagcaatttacctgcataTGTAATATGCAATTATTACAATCATAATATAACAATATGTAATATGTTACATTCCTCAGTAAACTACATATTATCTGCACAGGAAATGCAGGTCTGAAATGCTGATCATAACTCAAGTTACCCTGAAACCAGGCATTTAGTGACCCTTACACAGACCAGATCCCAGAACTCAGGGAGATAAGAATAATTGCCCCTAACCAAAAAATCTGTAAGAACAGATTCTTATTAGAAAtagtcagcatgggccaaagtgacctaAAGTTGTTATGGCAGTAGGGACTCaaaagtctgatgtcatcctgctgtcagACAAATTCAAGAGGTAGAACTGATTGGAACTCTCTGGAAACATCTCTGAGATCCCCAACAAAACTGGAGGTCTGGGAAGTATGCTGTTCCTCTCCTCTGAGAGGACTCACTCTCCCCCTTGAGAGTGTCCCTTTTCCTCCTTTCctatcacttcttttttttttttttttttctgaggggTGTACATTTTATTGGAAACCTTAAATACTCTTCAAACAGAATATAATGTATTCAATCAGGCTCTTGTGTGGCCTACACAAAAAAATGTGGGTTTTAGGATTAAAGGCAAAGAGAGGGAAAATATACTGGATGAGTGCTTAAGTTTGGCAAGAGGACCTCTCACGATGCATGCTCTTCAGCCAGTTTATCAGCTTTTGCCACAGCTTCTTCAATGGGTCCCACCATATAGAAGGCTTGTTCTGGGAGATGGTCATATTCACCTGCCAAAATCTGCTGGAATCCTTTGATGGTCTCCTTCAGGGGTACCAGCTTCCCCATATGACCCGTGAAGACTTCAGCAACTTGGAATGGCTGAGACAAGAAACGCTGTATCTTCCGTGCGCGGGAAACAGTCAACTTGTCTTCCTCGGAAAGCTCATCCATACCCAGGATGGCAATGATATCCTGGAGGGATTTGTAGTCCTGCAGGATCTTTTGCACTCCATGGGCAACATCATAATGTTCACTGCCAACAATATTGGGATCCATGATTCGAGAGGTGGAATCTAAAGGATCCACAGCTGGATAGATGCCCAGCTCTGCAATCGCACGGGACAGCACGGTGGTAGCATCCAAATGGGCAAAGGTAGTGGCAGGGGCAGGGTCTGTCAGGTCATCAGCAGGCACATAGATAGCCTGTACAGAGGTGATAGATCCCTTCTTGGTAGTGGTGATTCTTTCCTGCATAGTACCCATGTCAGTGGCCAGGGTGGGCTGATAGCCTACAGCAGAAGGGATTCTGCCCAATAAGGCAGATACCTCTGAACCAGCTTGGGTGAAGCGAAAGATGTTATCAATAAACAGCAGTACATCTTGACCTTCCTGGTCTCTGAAGTATTCAGCTACAGTCAGTCCAGTCAGAGCTACCCGGGCACGAGCACCAGGTGGTTCATTCATTTGACCATACACCAGCGCTACCTTGGAGGTAGCATCTTTTAAATTGATAACACCAGATTCAATCATTTCATGGTATAAGTCATTGCCTTCACGGGTCCTCTCACCAACACCAGCAAACACGGAGTAACCACCATGGGCTTTGGCAACATTGTTAATTAACTCCATGATCAGCACTGTCTTGCCAACTCCAGCACCACCAAAGAGCCCAATTTTGCCACCCTTGGCATAGGGAGCTAGCAGATCCACAACCTTGATACCAGTCACCAGAATTTCCTGCTCAACACTCATCTCAATGAACTCAGGAGCTTCAGCATGAATAGGAGcaaactgtttggttttgataggACCTCTCTCATCAATAGGCTCTCCAATGACATTCATGATTCTGCCCAAGGTCTCAGGACCAACAggaattttaattggtgcaccaGAATCTAAGACTTTCTGACCTCTAACCAAACCTTCTGTCCCATCCATTGCAATGGTTCTTACTGTGCTCTCACCCAAATGCTGGGCCACTTCCAAAACCAGCCGGGTCTCCCTGCCTTGCACTTCCAGGGCATTTAGGATAGGTGGTAATCCCTCATCAAACTGGACATCCACTACTGCACCGATGACTGCCACGATACGCCCGGTGGCTGGGCCTGCCTTTGGCGACGGAGATGTTTGTGCTGCATAGTCTCTGGCAGGCTGG
Protein-coding sequences here:
- the Atp5f1b gene encoding ATP synthase F(1) complex subunit beta, mitochondrial; the encoded protein is MLSLVGRVAASSASGALRGLSPSASLPQAQLLLRAAPAAVQPARDYAAQTSPSPKAGPATGRIVAVIGAVVDVQFDEGLPPILNALEVQGRETRLVLEVAQHLGESTVRTIAMDGTEGLVRGQKVLDSGAPIKIPVGPETLGRIMNVIGEPIDERGPIKTKQFAPIHAEAPEFIEMSVEQEILVTGIKVVDLLAPYAKGGKIGLFGGAGVGKTVLIMELINNVAKAHGGYSVFAGVGERTREGNDLYHEMIESGVINLKDATSKVALVYGQMNEPPGARARVALTGLTVAEYFRDQEGQDVLLFIDNIFRFTQAGSEVSALLGRIPSAVGYQPTLATDMGTMQERITTTKKGSITSVQAIYVPADDLTDPAPATTFAHLDATTVLSRAIAELGIYPAVDPLDSTSRIMDPNIVGSEHYDVAHGVQKILQDYKSLQDIIAILGMDELSEEDKLTVSRARKIQRFLSQPFQVAEVFTGHMGKLVPLKETIKGFQQILAGEYDHLPEQAFYMVGPIEEAVAKADKLAEEHAS